Genomic window (Microbacterium oxydans):
GCCTCCGGGTCCGACCCGCATTGACCGTGTCGGCGGCCGCGCGCAGACTGGACGCACCGTCGCTCAGCATCCGGAGGTCACCGTGAGCACCGCACAGACGCCCCTTCCCCCTGTCGTCGACGCCGCGACGTGGCGCCGCGAGCTCGACGCCCTGCGGGTGCGCGAGAAGGCCGCCACCCGCGAGCTCGATGCGATCGCCGCGCAGCGACGGCGGCTGCCCATGGTCGAGCTCCCGGAGTACACGCTCGTGGGCGCCGACGGCCCCGCGCGCCTCGCCGACCTCTTCGGCGGGCACTCGCAGCTCATCGTCTACAACCACATGTGGTCGGACGGGAGCGAATGGCAGTGCGCGGGGTGCACCGGCTTCACCTCGCAGTTCACGCGACTCGACGTGCTCGAGCGCTACTACGACGCCCGCTTCGTGATCGTGACGAACGG
Coding sequences:
- a CDS encoding DUF899 domain-containing protein encodes the protein MSTAQTPLPPVVDAATWRRELDALRVREKAATRELDAIAAQRRRLPMVELPEYTLVGADGPARLADLFGGHSQLIVYNHMWSDGSEWQCAGCTGFTSQFTRLDVLERYYDARFVIVTNGPIEEALAYRDRVGNRMDWYSSADSTFGADMDAPPNAGFGVNVFLRDGDTVYRTWHTAGRGTERLSHLQGLVDLLPYGRQEEWEDSPEGWPQHPTYAQGMGSKEIAELYGATH